One Novosphingobium sp. EMRT-2 DNA segment encodes these proteins:
- the lgt gene encoding prolipoprotein diacylglyceryl transferase has translation MALPHQPLHWEDLGLSPIAVDLGFFTIKWYSLAYLAGILLAYWHLLRMIRSPGAPLAQRHADDLFFYATLGVILGGRLGYATFYAPRMFAHPGELVKLWEGGMSFHGGMIGTVLAIAWVSWRNKLNFVRVCDYIAVCVPFGLLFGRLANFVNGELWGRVTTSTVPWVMIFPGAGPQPRHPSQLYEALLEGLVLAVLLITLFWKTRARWRPGLLVGLFTLGYGLSRFTVEYFREPDAQLEEFARSTGFSMGQWLTMPMMAVGLFFFIRALVRPPLSAPKPATAPAATA, from the coding sequence ATGGCCCTGCCCCACCAGCCGCTGCACTGGGAAGACCTGGGCCTTTCCCCGATCGCGGTCGACCTCGGCTTCTTCACGATCAAGTGGTATTCGCTGGCCTATCTGGCGGGCATCCTGCTCGCCTACTGGCACCTTCTTCGCATGATCCGTTCGCCCGGCGCGCCGCTGGCGCAGCGCCATGCCGACGATCTGTTCTTCTACGCCACGCTGGGCGTGATCCTGGGCGGACGGCTGGGCTATGCCACGTTCTACGCCCCGCGCATGTTCGCGCATCCGGGTGAACTGGTGAAGCTGTGGGAAGGCGGCATGAGCTTCCACGGCGGCATGATCGGCACGGTCCTCGCCATCGCGTGGGTTTCGTGGCGCAACAAACTCAATTTCGTGCGGGTGTGTGACTACATCGCGGTTTGCGTGCCTTTCGGTCTGCTGTTCGGCCGCCTGGCCAACTTCGTGAACGGCGAGTTGTGGGGCCGCGTGACCACCTCCACGGTGCCCTGGGTCATGATCTTTCCCGGCGCCGGCCCCCAGCCGCGCCATCCCAGCCAGCTCTACGAAGCGCTGCTCGAAGGCCTGGTGCTGGCCGTGCTGCTGATCACGCTGTTCTGGAAGACCCGCGCGCGCTGGCGGCCGGGCCTGCTGGTCGGGCTGTTCACGCTGGGCTACGGCCTGTCACGCTTCACGGTGGAATACTTCCGCGAACCGGACGCGCAGCTTGAGGAATTCGCCCGCAGCACCGGCTTCTCGATGGGCCAGTGGCTGACCATGCCGATGATGGCGGTGGGCCTGTTTTTCTTCATTCGCGCGCTGGTTCGCCCTCCGCTTTCGGCCCCGAAGCCGGCAACCGCGCCGGCCGCCACCGCGTGA
- a CDS encoding SPFH domain-containing protein, with the protein MEGVLVLLAVLVAVYFFTGVRVVRQGYVYTIERLGKFTLAATPGLHFIMPFVDRVGRKVNMMEQVLDIPGQEIITRDNAMVGVDAIVFFQVLDAGKAAYEVSDLFVAIMQLTTTNLRTVMGSMDLDETLSKRDEINARLLAVVDHATSPWGLKITRVEIKDIRPPADISNAMARQMKAEREKRAQILEAEGLKSAEILRAEGQKQAQILEAEGRREAAYRDAEARERAAEAEARATQVVSEAIASSGTQALNYFVAQKYVEAVQQFAVSPNAKTILFPVEATQLIGSLGGIGELIGDAIKPPANPAPADKAGADKAGIGRA; encoded by the coding sequence ATGGAAGGCGTTCTCGTTCTGCTGGCGGTGCTGGTCGCCGTCTATTTCTTCACCGGCGTCCGCGTCGTTCGCCAGGGCTATGTCTATACCATCGAGCGGCTGGGCAAGTTCACCCTGGCGGCCACGCCCGGCCTGCATTTCATCATGCCGTTCGTCGATCGCGTCGGGCGCAAGGTCAACATGATGGAGCAGGTGCTCGACATCCCCGGCCAGGAGATCATCACGCGCGACAACGCGATGGTCGGCGTGGACGCCATCGTGTTCTTCCAGGTGCTGGACGCGGGCAAGGCGGCCTACGAGGTATCGGACCTCTTCGTCGCGATCATGCAACTCACCACCACCAACTTGCGCACGGTGATGGGGTCCATGGATCTGGACGAGACGCTGTCCAAGCGGGACGAGATCAATGCCCGCCTGCTGGCGGTGGTCGATCATGCCACCTCGCCCTGGGGCCTCAAGATCACGCGCGTCGAGATCAAGGACATCCGTCCGCCGGCGGACATTTCCAACGCCATGGCGCGCCAGATGAAGGCCGAGCGCGAGAAGCGCGCGCAGATTCTCGAGGCCGAAGGGTTGAAAAGCGCGGAAATCCTGCGCGCCGAAGGGCAGAAGCAGGCGCAGATTCTCGAAGCCGAGGGGCGGCGCGAAGCGGCCTATCGCGATGCCGAAGCGCGCGAACGCGCGGCCGAGGCCGAGGCACGGGCCACGCAGGTCGTGTCCGAGGCGATCGCGTCTTCGGGCACGCAGGCGCTCAACTATTTCGTGGCGCAGAAATATGTGGAGGCGGTGCAGCAGTTCGCGGTTTCGCCCAACGCCAAGACCATCCTGTTCCCGGTGGAGGCGACGCAACTGATTGGCTCGCTGGGCGGGATCGGGGAACTGATCGGTGACGCGATCAAGCCTCCGGCCAACCCCGCACCGGCGGACAAGGCGGGGGCGGACAAGGCGGGGATCGGCCGTGCTTGA
- a CDS encoding diacylglycerol kinase family protein: MDRTPPIWLVANAASGSNSDAALDDLMARLAATGREPARVVRFPDDPLPARADLDREGVAMLAVFTGDGTVNAQCTRLYGWQGAVLVLPGGTQNLMAKALHGEDVSVEGVVAALEQGSLSSTRRRLIRCAQGDALCEIVAGPGAVWADVREEIRDGDLGGIATSLGEAIRRSASDPGVMIVEPATGREEGYPAIRLHPGATSMAVDAYGPQDIAGVAQQAGAILRRDFRTGPHDKLGEHDRVRCRSSEPIELMIDGERRTGSRDETFEIMDCDVNFLSSIRQHE, translated from the coding sequence ATGGACCGAACCCCGCCAATCTGGCTGGTCGCCAACGCGGCCAGCGGCAGCAACAGCGACGCCGCGCTCGACGACCTGATGGCCAGACTGGCCGCCACCGGGAGAGAGCCGGCGCGCGTCGTGCGCTTTCCCGACGATCCCCTGCCGGCGCGCGCCGATCTCGACCGCGAAGGCGTCGCTATGCTCGCTGTGTTTACCGGGGACGGCACCGTCAACGCGCAGTGCACGCGGCTCTATGGCTGGCAAGGCGCCGTGCTTGTCCTGCCCGGCGGCACGCAGAATCTCATGGCCAAGGCCCTGCATGGCGAAGACGTTTCGGTCGAAGGCGTGGTCGCGGCGCTGGAACAGGGCAGCCTCTCGTCCACGCGCCGCCGCCTGATCCGCTGCGCGCAGGGCGACGCTCTTTGCGAGATCGTGGCCGGCCCCGGCGCGGTATGGGCCGATGTGCGCGAGGAAATCCGCGATGGCGATCTCGGCGGCATCGCGACATCGCTGGGCGAAGCGATTCGCCGCAGCGCCTCGGACCCCGGCGTGATGATCGTCGAGCCGGCGACCGGGCGCGAGGAAGGCTATCCCGCCATCCGCCTGCACCCCGGCGCCACGAGCATGGCCGTCGATGCCTATGGCCCGCAGGACATTGCCGGCGTCGCGCAGCAGGCCGGCGCGATCCTGCGGCGGGATTTCCGCACCGGCCCGCACGACAAGCTGGGCGAACACGATCGCGTGCGCTGCCGCTCCAGCGAACCGATCGAACTTATGATCGATGGCGAACGCCGCACCGGATCGCGGGACGAGACGTTCGAAATCATGGACTGCGACGTGAATTTCCTGTCTAGCATCCGGCAGCATGAGTAA
- a CDS encoding class I adenylate-forming enzyme family protein, whose amino-acid sequence MLSQLDRDLSRIMDALTAEGGMFATVPFQRAGWTVPMIAAAPPSLAAYFVLFCAQQGDREFIIDGGQRLTFAQIYAAARVVAGGLVEGHGVQKGERIGIVARNSASWVVAYMAVVMAGGCVTLLNGWWSGEELAHGIRLVGCRLVIADAGRAARLEGLDHGATLLPMEHDCPPLQGLAALTAQGGGAETPLPDLTGDDLATVLFTSGSTGNAKGAYSDHRGVVQGTMNYLAQSVMALGLMTERGEAPPLGAQPVTLVNVPLFHVTGEVPVFLQSFALGRKLVLMPKWDATEAMRLIEREKVTYFVGVPLMSFEIATHPDRDKYDLSSCVTFAAGGAPRPVEHVERIRKALPQGFPIIGYGLTETNGVGCGNLNENYLAKPDSTGTASRPLVDLAILDDAGKPLPQGEIGEVSIRSVCNFLGYWDNPKATAEAIMPDGYFRTGDLGYLDPEGYLFIVDRKKDIIIRGGENISCIEVEGAIYAHPCVAEASVFGLPDELYGEVPVAVYLAKDGCSASEEELRVFLAEHIAPFKIPVRFWQVHAPLPRLGTEKVDKRTLRETYAKLWTVKAG is encoded by the coding sequence ATGCTGAGCCAGCTCGATCGGGATCTGTCCCGGATCATGGATGCCCTGACCGCCGAAGGCGGCATGTTTGCCACGGTTCCGTTCCAGCGCGCGGGCTGGACAGTGCCGATGATCGCCGCCGCCCCGCCCAGCCTGGCGGCCTATTTCGTGCTGTTCTGCGCGCAGCAGGGCGATCGCGAATTCATCATCGATGGCGGACAGCGGCTGACGTTCGCGCAGATCTACGCCGCCGCGCGCGTGGTGGCCGGCGGGCTGGTGGAAGGCCACGGCGTGCAGAAGGGCGAGCGGATCGGGATCGTCGCGCGCAATTCGGCAAGCTGGGTCGTGGCCTACATGGCGGTGGTGATGGCGGGGGGCTGCGTCACGCTGCTCAACGGCTGGTGGAGCGGCGAGGAACTGGCGCACGGCATCCGGCTGGTGGGGTGCCGTCTGGTCATCGCCGACGCCGGCCGCGCGGCGCGGCTCGAGGGGCTGGACCACGGAGCGACGCTGCTGCCGATGGAGCACGATTGCCCGCCGCTGCAGGGGCTGGCCGCGCTGACGGCGCAGGGCGGCGGCGCCGAAACGCCTTTGCCGGACCTGACGGGCGACGATCTGGCGACGGTGCTGTTCACCTCCGGCTCCACCGGCAATGCCAAGGGCGCCTATTCGGATCATCGCGGGGTGGTGCAGGGCACGATGAACTATCTGGCGCAGAGCGTGATGGCGCTGGGCCTGATGACCGAGCGGGGCGAAGCGCCCCCGCTGGGCGCGCAGCCGGTGACATTGGTCAACGTGCCGCTGTTCCATGTCACCGGCGAGGTTCCTGTCTTCCTCCAGAGCTTCGCCCTCGGCCGCAAGCTGGTGCTGATGCCAAAGTGGGATGCGACCGAGGCGATGCGCCTGATCGAGCGCGAGAAGGTGACCTATTTCGTCGGCGTGCCGCTGATGAGCTTCGAGATCGCCACGCATCCCGATCGCGACAAGTACGATCTTTCGAGCTGCGTGACGTTCGCCGCCGGTGGCGCGCCGCGCCCGGTCGAGCACGTCGAGCGCATCCGCAAGGCGCTGCCGCAGGGCTTCCCGATCATCGGCTATGGCCTGACCGAAACCAATGGCGTCGGCTGTGGCAATCTCAACGAGAACTATCTCGCCAAGCCCGACAGCACCGGCACGGCCTCGCGCCCGCTGGTTGATCTGGCCATCCTCGATGACGCGGGCAAGCCGCTGCCGCAGGGCGAAATCGGCGAAGTGTCGATTCGCAGCGTCTGCAATTTCCTGGGGTACTGGGACAATCCCAAGGCGACCGCCGAGGCGATCATGCCCGACGGCTATTTCCGCACGGGCGATCTCGGCTATCTCGACCCGGAAGGCTACCTGTTCATCGTCGATCGCAAGAAGGACATCATCATTCGCGGTGGCGAGAACATCTCGTGCATCGAGGTGGAAGGGGCGATCTACGCGCATCCCTGCGTCGCCGAGGCCAGCGTGTTTGGCCTGCCCGACGAACTCTATGGCGAAGTGCCGGTGGCGGTCTATCTGGCCAAGGACGGCTGCTCGGCCAGCGAGGAGGAACTGCGCGTGTTCCTGGCCGAACACATCGCGCCGTTCAAGATTCCGGTGCGCTTCTGGCAGGTTCACGCGCCGCTTCCGCGCCTGGGCACAGAAAAGGTCGACAAGCGGACGCTGCGCGAGACTTATGCGAAGCTGTGGACGGTCAAGGCGGGTTGA
- a CDS encoding helix-turn-helix domain-containing protein, whose protein sequence is MHKLHEPLAEIGQCGLPVALEAMGERWSFMILRAALNGVRHFEDFLDELGIARNILSNRLSRLVEAGILKREHCADDRRRIEYRLTEKGFDLLPAMLALRQWGEKWQLGVAANPVLCDARDGKPIAPITIRAHDDRQLRHSDLTWRDLADVEAEEAGGAATGTSPVRIVG, encoded by the coding sequence ATGCACAAACTTCACGAACCCCTTGCCGAGATCGGACAGTGTGGCCTTCCCGTGGCGCTGGAAGCCATGGGCGAGCGCTGGTCGTTCATGATCCTGCGCGCCGCCCTCAACGGCGTCCGGCACTTCGAGGATTTCCTCGACGAGCTCGGGATCGCCCGGAACATCCTTTCCAACCGCCTGTCAAGGCTGGTCGAAGCAGGCATCCTCAAGCGCGAGCATTGCGCCGACGATCGCCGCCGGATCGAATACCGGTTGACCGAAAAGGGATTCGACCTGCTGCCGGCGATGCTCGCGCTGCGCCAGTGGGGCGAAAAATGGCAGCTCGGCGTCGCCGCCAATCCGGTGCTGTGCGACGCGCGCGACGGCAAGCCGATCGCGCCGATCACCATCCGCGCGCACGACGATCGCCAGCTGAGGCACAGCGACCTCACCTGGCGTGATCTGGCGGATGTGGAAGCGGAAGAAGCGGGCGGCGCGGCGACCGGAACATCTCCGGTCCGCATCGTCGGGTAG
- a CDS encoding YqgE/AlgH family protein → MPVAQYLAGRILLAMPGMGDPRFDHAVIAMCVHDEHGAMGIGVGQPRDGVTLHGLLEDVGIDPGVAPDGPVLHGGPVEPSRGFVLHSRDWGGAGTIDVHPLCGLSASLDILRAIAEGRGPRHWLIALGYAGWAPGQLEGEMRRHGWFAADGSSDILFDTPVGARWAATWRIHGIDPALLASETGSA, encoded by the coding sequence ATGCCTGTAGCGCAGTACCTCGCCGGCCGGATCCTGCTGGCCATGCCGGGCATGGGCGATCCGCGTTTCGACCACGCGGTGATCGCGATGTGCGTGCATGACGAACATGGCGCGATGGGCATCGGCGTCGGTCAGCCCCGTGATGGCGTGACCCTGCACGGCCTTCTGGAAGACGTGGGCATCGATCCCGGCGTCGCGCCCGATGGGCCAGTGCTCCATGGCGGCCCAGTGGAACCGTCGCGCGGGTTCGTCCTCCATTCGCGCGACTGGGGCGGGGCGGGCACCATCGACGTGCATCCGCTGTGCGGGCTTTCCGCCTCGCTCGATATCCTGCGGGCGATCGCCGAAGGGCGCGGGCCGCGGCACTGGCTGATCGCGCTGGGCTATGCCGGCTGGGCGCCTGGCCAGCTCGAAGGCGAGATGCGGCGGCACGGCTGGTTCGCGGCGGACGGCAGTTCGGACATCCTGTTCGATACGCCGGTCGGCGCGCGCTGGGCCGCGACCTGGCGTATCCACGGCATCGATCCCGCCTTGCTGGCGAGCGAAACGGGCAGCGCCTGA
- the gltX gene encoding glutamate--tRNA ligase, which yields MSANPSTPVVTRFAPSPTGRLHVGNIRTALHNWLLAKRHRGRFLLRIDDTDAERSREEHVEAIRADLAWLGLHPEGEERQSARFAIYEAAFDRLVAAGRLYRCYETAQELDLKRKVLLGRGLPPIYDRAALHLSEADHAARAAAGEKPHWRFLLDHDTPIAWHDGIRGPQHFDPRQMSDPVVRRADGSWLYMLPSAIDDAAMGITDVLRGEDHVSNTATQIQMFGALGAEPPRFAHAALLTGTEGKLSKRLGSLGVADLREAGIEPEALIAMLARLGTSDPIDPALDADALAAAFDLSRFGRAPARFDDAELHRINAAVVHRLPFARVAHLLPEGMTEAAWEAIRPNLSHIGEAADWWRVVTGPITAPEADPETRAFLDQAATVAAGIDWASDPWSALTATLKDATGRKGKALFLPLRQALTGMDHGPDMKALLPLIGQAEAIGRLSPAP from the coding sequence ATGTCCGCAAACCCTTCCACGCCCGTCGTCACGCGCTTCGCGCCATCGCCCACCGGGCGGCTCCATGTCGGCAATATCCGCACCGCGCTGCACAACTGGTTGCTGGCCAAGCGCCATCGCGGCCGCTTCCTGCTGCGCATCGACGATACCGACGCCGAGCGCAGCCGCGAGGAGCATGTCGAAGCGATCCGCGCCGATCTGGCGTGGCTGGGGCTGCACCCGGAAGGTGAGGAACGCCAGTCCGCGCGCTTTGCGATCTACGAAGCCGCCTTCGACCGGCTGGTCGCCGCCGGGCGGCTCTATCGCTGCTACGAGACCGCCCAGGAACTCGATCTAAAGCGCAAGGTCCTGCTCGGGCGCGGTCTGCCGCCGATCTACGATCGCGCCGCGCTGCACCTGTCCGAAGCCGATCACGCGGCCAGGGCGGCGGCGGGCGAAAAGCCACACTGGCGCTTCCTGCTGGACCACGACACGCCGATCGCATGGCACGATGGCATCCGCGGCCCGCAACACTTCGATCCGCGCCAGATGTCGGACCCGGTGGTGCGCCGCGCCGACGGATCGTGGCTCTACATGCTGCCCAGCGCGATCGACGATGCCGCGATGGGCATTACCGACGTGTTGCGCGGCGAGGACCATGTTTCCAACACCGCCACGCAGATCCAGATGTTCGGCGCGCTGGGGGCGGAGCCGCCGCGCTTCGCCCACGCCGCACTGCTGACCGGCACCGAAGGCAAGCTCTCCAAACGGCTGGGCTCGCTGGGCGTCGCCGACCTGCGCGAAGCGGGAATCGAGCCCGAAGCCCTGATCGCCATGCTGGCGCGCTTGGGAACGTCGGACCCGATCGATCCCGCGCTCGATGCCGATGCGCTGGCCGCCGCGTTCGACCTTTCCCGGTTCGGCCGGGCGCCGGCGCGGTTCGACGATGCCGAACTGCACCGCATCAACGCCGCCGTGGTCCATCGCCTGCCCTTCGCGCGCGTGGCCCATCTCCTGCCCGAAGGCATGACCGAGGCCGCCTGGGAAGCGATCCGCCCCAACCTGTCGCACATCGGCGAAGCGGCCGACTGGTGGCGCGTGGTAACCGGGCCGATCACTGCCCCCGAGGCCGACCCCGAGACGCGGGCCTTCCTCGATCAGGCCGCGACGGTCGCCGCCGGGATCGACTGGGCGTCCGACCCCTGGAGCGCATTGACGGCGACGCTCAAGGACGCGACCGGGCGCAAGGGCAAGGCGCTGTTCCTGCCGCTGCGGCAGGCGCTGACCGGCATGGACCACGGGCCGGACATGAAGGCGCTGCTGCCGCTGATCGGCCAGGCCGAGGCGATCGGACGGCTCAGCCCCGCGCCCTGA
- a CDS encoding UrcA family protein: MTALTKTAFATALFGLSIAAQPAFAQETRAVDYADLDLSTSHGQSALDARLRSAARGVCGIGTDRAPLNEQVSERTCYNSALNNARAKFASIKRGPVHSR; this comes from the coding sequence ATGACCGCTCTCACCAAGACCGCTTTCGCCACTGCCCTTTTCGGCCTGAGCATCGCCGCGCAGCCCGCCTTTGCCCAGGAAACCCGCGCGGTGGACTATGCCGATCTCGACCTTTCCACGTCGCACGGACAGTCCGCGCTCGATGCCCGCCTGCGCAGCGCGGCCCGCGGCGTCTGCGGCATCGGCACCGACCGTGCGCCGCTGAACGAACAGGTGTCCGAACGGACTTGCTATAACAGCGCGCTGAACAACGCTCGGGCGAAATTCGCCTCGATCAAGCGTGGACCGGTCCACAGCCGGTAA
- a CDS encoding metallophosphoesterase → MSNAAPIRIFHVSDIHFGLEDSEALAWARECIARETPDAVAITGDLTMRARHREFAAACDWILSLEAPVTVEVGNHDLPYFNLIERFIAPYRRFRRIEALVERALPVNHVAIIPLKTTARAQPRLNWSKGCVTRPALAQTLAAIDALPAGVRAIVAVHHPLVEAGTRGKALTRGGSRALAELAKRDVLAVLSGHVHDPFDLIHPTANGPVRMIGAGTLSQRIRSTPVSFNELTIADGRIEVRVRNLERVPTRAMQIDDIPENALPPRETGAPVAPVGAVPEVDPPVH, encoded by the coding sequence ATGAGTAACGCAGCCCCGATCCGGATTTTCCACGTCAGCGATATCCATTTCGGGCTGGAGGACAGCGAGGCGCTGGCCTGGGCGCGCGAATGCATCGCCCGCGAAACGCCCGACGCGGTCGCCATCACCGGCGACCTCACGATGCGCGCGCGCCATCGCGAATTTGCCGCTGCCTGCGACTGGATTCTTTCGCTCGAAGCCCCGGTCACGGTGGAAGTGGGCAACCACGACCTGCCCTATTTCAACCTGATCGAACGCTTCATCGCTCCCTATCGCCGCTTTCGCCGGATCGAGGCGCTGGTCGAGCGCGCGCTTCCGGTAAACCACGTCGCGATCATCCCGCTCAAGACCACGGCACGGGCGCAGCCGCGCCTGAACTGGTCCAAAGGCTGCGTGACCCGGCCCGCGCTGGCGCAGACGCTGGCGGCGATCGATGCGCTGCCGGCGGGCGTCCGCGCCATCGTGGCCGTGCATCACCCGCTGGTGGAAGCCGGCACGCGGGGCAAGGCGCTGACGCGGGGCGGATCGCGCGCACTGGCGGAACTGGCGAAGCGCGATGTGCTGGCCGTGCTTTCCGGCCACGTCCACGATCCGTTCGACCTGATTCACCCCACCGCCAACGGCCCGGTCCGCATGATCGGCGCGGGCACGCTTTCGCAGCGCATCCGCTCGACTCCGGTCAGCTTCAACGAACTGACGATCGCCGATGGCCGGATCGAGGTGCGCGTGCGCAACCTGGAACGCGTGCCCACCCGCGCCATGCAGATCGACGATATCCCCGAAAACGCCCTGCCCCCGCGCGAGACCGGCGCGCCGGTAGCCCCGGTAGGCGCCGTGCCCGAGGTTGATCCGCCGGTGCATTGA
- a CDS encoding [protein-PII] uridylyltransferase, which translates to MTLPRLPHQRAIVDRRTLTDAVAAAVAEHRDKARPVVVELLREALARGRSELMRRLSEKPSAGYECAQGHAFLIDQLVRVIHDHVVGDVYRASNRSTGERIAVLAVGGYGRGEMAPHSDVDIAFLTPIKPTAWCEQVIEAMLYFLWDLGLKVGHSSRSLDELVRMARSDLTIRTALLEGRYVWGDRELFEEGSRRFWAEVVTGTERQFVSEKLAERNERHKRLGDSRYVVEPNVKEGKGGLRDLHTLYWIGKYIHKVRDPSELVDVGLLTADEYRQFRRAENFFWAVRCHLHALTNRAEDRLTFDLQREVAMHMNFADRPGKSAVERFMQFFFLQAKQVGSLTGVFLAQLDEQFARQKRGFFAAFRRRKKKVGVFTIDAGRITVTGDDFFRKDPVRLLEMFAIADREAMEIHPEAMRLAQRDSGLIDARVRKDPRANALFLDILTSRNDPETVLRWMNEAGVFGRFVPDFGRVVAQMQFDMYHHYTVDEHTIRAIGLLARIEKGEARDDHPLASDVISKVASRRVLYVATLLHDIAKGRRGDHSILGADVAMKLCPRLGLSAAETELVAWLVRQHLLMSATAFKRDLADYKTIADFAGTVQSVERLRLLLVLTIVDIRAVGPGIWNGWKRQLLGDLFLATEEMLRLGHKQHGRAERIAAKKKAVGEILRERDNLIGTAGRQLGEAYWIAEPEDIIALNLQQLDRAHGQPLSVEAQYYPARGATLVTVMAADHPGLFYRIAGGIHLAGGNIIDARIHTARNGTAVDNFLVQDPLGRPFSEEAQIERLKTMIGDALANRVKLVPQLAARPLARPRADAFEVQPIVIFDNKASNRFTVIEVGARDRPALLNRLARALFEARLVVHSAHIATYGERAVDTFYVTDVLGEKVSAENRLKTVEKRLLEAAGEHEMKAVAA; encoded by the coding sequence ATGACGCTTCCCCGCCTTCCGCACCAGCGCGCGATCGTTGATCGGCGCACCCTGACCGACGCGGTGGCCGCCGCCGTGGCCGAGCATCGCGACAAGGCGCGGCCCGTTGTGGTCGAACTGCTGCGCGAAGCGCTGGCGCGCGGACGTTCGGAACTGATGCGGCGGCTGTCGGAAAAGCCTTCCGCCGGCTACGAATGCGCGCAGGGGCATGCCTTCCTGATCGACCAGCTGGTCCGCGTGATTCACGATCACGTGGTGGGCGATGTCTATCGCGCCAGCAACCGCAGCACCGGCGAACGGATCGCCGTGCTGGCGGTGGGCGGATACGGGCGGGGCGAAATGGCGCCGCATTCCGATGTCGACATCGCCTTTCTCACGCCGATCAAGCCGACGGCGTGGTGCGAGCAGGTGATCGAGGCGATGCTCTATTTCCTGTGGGATCTGGGGCTGAAGGTCGGCCATTCCAGCCGCTCGCTGGACGAACTGGTGCGCATGGCGCGCAGCGACCTGACCATCCGCACCGCGCTGCTCGAAGGGCGCTACGTGTGGGGCGATCGCGAACTGTTCGAGGAAGGATCGCGCCGCTTCTGGGCCGAGGTCGTTACGGGCACCGAACGGCAGTTCGTTTCCGAGAAGCTGGCCGAGCGCAACGAGCGGCACAAGCGGCTGGGCGACAGCCGCTATGTGGTCGAGCCGAACGTGAAGGAAGGCAAGGGCGGCCTGCGCGATCTTCACACGCTCTACTGGATTGGCAAATATATCCACAAGGTGCGCGATCCCAGCGAACTCGTCGACGTGGGGTTGCTAACCGCTGACGAATACCGCCAGTTCCGTCGCGCCGAGAACTTCTTCTGGGCGGTGCGCTGCCATCTCCACGCGCTGACGAACCGGGCCGAGGACCGGCTGACCTTCGATCTCCAGCGCGAGGTCGCCATGCACATGAACTTCGCCGACCGGCCGGGCAAGAGCGCGGTCGAACGGTTCATGCAGTTCTTCTTCCTGCAGGCCAAGCAGGTGGGATCGCTGACCGGCGTATTCCTGGCCCAGCTCGACGAACAGTTCGCCCGCCAGAAGCGCGGGTTCTTCGCGGCGTTCCGGCGGCGGAAGAAGAAGGTGGGCGTGTTCACCATCGATGCCGGGCGCATCACCGTGACCGGCGACGACTTCTTCCGAAAGGACCCGGTGCGCCTGCTGGAGATGTTCGCGATCGCCGATCGCGAGGCGATGGAAATCCATCCCGAGGCGATGCGCCTGGCCCAGCGCGATTCCGGGCTGATCGACGCCCGCGTGCGCAAGGATCCGCGCGCCAACGCGCTGTTTCTCGACATCCTGACCAGCCGCAACGATCCCGAAACCGTGTTGCGCTGGATGAACGAGGCCGGCGTGTTCGGCCGCTTCGTGCCCGATTTCGGCCGCGTCGTCGCGCAGATGCAGTTCGACATGTACCACCACTACACGGTGGACGAGCACACCATCCGCGCGATCGGGCTGCTGGCGCGGATCGAGAAGGGCGAGGCGCGCGACGATCATCCGCTGGCCAGCGACGTGATTTCCAAGGTTGCGTCGCGCCGCGTGCTCTATGTCGCCACGCTGTTGCACGATATCGCCAAGGGGCGGCGCGGGGACCATTCGATCCTCGGCGCGGACGTGGCGATGAAGCTGTGTCCGCGGCTGGGCCTGTCGGCAGCGGAAACCGAACTCGTCGCCTGGCTGGTGCGCCAGCACCTGCTGATGAGCGCCACCGCGTTCAAGCGCGATCTGGCGGACTACAAGACCATCGCCGATTTCGCGGGCACGGTGCAGAGCGTCGAAAGGCTGCGCCTGTTGCTGGTCCTGACGATCGTGGACATTCGCGCCGTCGGCCCCGGCATCTGGAACGGCTGGAAGCGGCAGCTGCTGGGCGACTTGTTCCTGGCGACCGAGGAAATGCTGCGGCTGGGCCATAAGCAGCACGGCCGCGCCGAACGGATCGCGGCGAAGAAGAAGGCGGTGGGCGAGATCCTGCGCGAGCGGGACAACCTGATCGGCACCGCCGGCCGCCAGCTGGGCGAAGCCTACTGGATCGCCGAGCCGGAGGACATCATCGCGCTCAACCTCCAGCAGCTCGATCGCGCGCACGGGCAGCCGCTGTCGGTCGAGGCGCAATACTACCCGGCGCGCGGGGCGACGCTGGTCACGGTGATGGCGGCGGACCATCCGGGGCTGTTCTATCGCATCGCGGGCGGCATCCACCTGGCCGGCGGCAACATCATCGACGCGCGCATCCACACCGCGCGCAACGGCACGGCGGTCGACAACTTCCTGGTGCAGGACCCGCTGGGGCGCCCGTTCAGTGAAGAGGCCCAGATCGAAAGGCTCAAGACCATGATCGGCGATGCGCTGGCGAACCGGGTCAAGCTCGTGCCGCAACTGGCGGCGCGCCCGCTGGCTCGCCCGCGCGCCGATGCGTTCGAGGTCCAGCCGATCGTGATCTTCGACAACAAGGCGTCCAACCGCTTCACCGTGATCGAGGTGGGCGCGCGTGATCGGCCCGCCCTGCTCAACCGCCTGGCGCGCGCGCTGTTCGAGGCGCGGCTGGTCGTCCATTCCGCACATATCGCCACTTATGGCGAGCGCGCAGTCGATACGTTCTACGTCACCGACGTGCTGGGCGAGAAGGTGAGCGCCGAGAACAGGCTGAAGACGGTGGAGAAGCGCCTGCTGGAAGCGGCCGGCGAACACGAGATGAAGGCGGTCGCAGCCTGA